The Aneurinibacillus migulanus genome contains the following window.
ACGTAGCTTGAAAGTGGGCGATGTCGTAATCATCAATGGCTTGATGCATACAGGCCGTGATGCGTTCCATAAATATATGATGGACAATGACTGTCCGGTTGATTTGAATGGCGGCATTATTTATCACTGTGGACCGGTTATGCTTAAAGACGACAGTGGTGAATGGCACTTGAAAGCGGCAGGCCCAACGACAAGTATCCGCGAAGAGCCGTATCAGGCGGATATTATGAAGAAATTCGGCATTCGCGTCGTTATCGGAAAAGGTGGAATGGGACCGAAAACATTGAAAGGTCTACAGGAGCATGGCGGTGTTTATTTAAACGCCATCGGCGGTGCTGCACAATATTATGCGGATTGTGTAAAGAAGGTCGAAGGAGTGGATTTCCTCGAATTCGGCATCCCGGAAGCGATGTGGCATCTGCAAGTAGAAGGCTTTGCTGCAATCGTAACGATGGATTCACACGGAAACAGTTTACATGCCGATGTAGACAAAAGCTCATTGGAGAAATTGGCGAAATTTGCCGAACCAGTGTTTAGCTAATACGAGTTTTGTCGAACCGAAGAAGTCAGCAGATTCTCTGCTGGCTTTTTTGGTATGGCAGAGTATAATGATTGAGAAAAGACTGTTGCCAAAAGGAGTGAAGCGCCGGTGCAGCCTCCCGTTTCCTATGAGGTTCTCCGCAGATACGCACGCATGATTACCGACCGGCATTTTGTCGAGCTTGTGACGCATACCGAACTGGCGAGTAATATCCAAATCGAGAAGCTGAACAATAGAAGATGGCGGTTCAAATTTTCTGTGCGCACTTTCTACTTGCTTTATCTAATCTTTTACAGAAAGAAAGTAGGGCGGGCACGTAAAAGGTCATTGCATGATGCTTACAGGATTGGCTATAAAATTGGAACAAACAATATTGATTTCCAGACTACGCTCCTGATGGCTAATTTATATCGAAGATCATTTATGAACGGTATACGACAGTTGTTTCGTGAAAGGGAGTATGGAGACTACGAACGGGCCGAGAGCATAGTGGATGAATTCGTTGATCAGTTTTTGCTTGGTTACCTAGCTAAAAAAGATAATACGATTGAACGCCTGCATGAACAACGGATGGCTATTATGGGGCAGATGGCGGCTAGCATGGCGCATGAAGTACGTAATCCGTTATCGGCCATCGATGGATTTCTAACGCTCATTCGACAGGATGAACAGATGGATAGACAGAAGCGCGAGGAATATATGCGCATCATTTTGCATGAAACGAAAGAGATAAATAGAATTATCACGCAATTCCTGCAATTTTCGCGTAAGGGACAGGTAGAGGACTCGCCGCTTACTGCAGTATCACTCGTTTCTCTGCTTACAGAAGTGCACGAGTTTGTAAGAGCGAAAACCATTCAGGAGAATATCAAGTTTTACTTGTGCCTACCTAGAGAAGATTTCATGATTCGGATACACAGGGAATCAATTAAGCAAGTGCTTGTTAATGTAATCCACAATGCGTTTGAGGCTGTGCACAATCAAGAAAACCGTCGTGTGGATATATATGCGTATAGAAAGAATACAGGGCAAGCACGCATCGAAATTGTGGACAATGGGCCTGGTATGTCCCTTGAAGCTTTAGACCGTGCATTTGAGCCCTTCTATTCAACAAAAGATACGGGAACAGGCATTGGGCTTGCACTGAGTAAAGAGCTGGTTAAGAAGAGTGGGGGAGACATCCGCATTCTGACCGGACAATATGGTACAACCATTGTTATCACGCTGCCAGTGACGCAGCGGAAAACAATCGAAACGACAAAACGCTCCCATTAGAAGGAAGGGGGAGCAGAAGAAAGGAATGAACAATAGTGAATACATATACGATTGCAATGATACAGATGGACATTGTGTTCGGGAGTCCAGAACAAAATAGAGAGCGTGTTCGTGAAAAGTTTGAAAAAATAAAAGAGCTAACACCAAAGCCGGATATTGTTCTGCTGCCAGAGCTGTGGGATACCGGCTATGATCTAAAAAGATTGGATGAAATTGCCGATCCGAATGGCGCTTATACGAGGGAAATGCTCGCTGAATTAGCCAATCAATATGGAGTATACATTATCGGAGGCTCCGTTGCAGAACAGAAAGCGGAAGGTACATACAACACTTCGTTTGTATTTGCACCCGACGGGCAATTGATTCATGAATACCGTAAAGCCCATTTGTTTCGTTTGATGGAAGAAGAGAAATATCTGCAGGCAGGACAAGAGCTTCCAAGTTTCCAAGTAGGAGAGATGCCGGCATTTTTGCAGATCTGCTATGACATTCGTTTTCCAGAAGGCATTCGCACAGGTGCGCTTACTGGGGCGGAAGTATTGTTTGTAGTGGCAGAATGGCCTAATCCGCGCCTTGCGCATTGGCGGCAGCTGCTTATTGCCCGTGCAATCGAAAACCAGATGTATGTGGTGGCTTGTAACCGGGTGGGGAGTGACTTGAACAATACATTTTTTGGTCACTCGCTCATCATTGATCCGTGGGGCGAAGTAATTGCTGAAGGTGGCGAAGGGGAAGAGATTGTTACCGGTACAATAACTAGAGAGCTGGTTGCTGACGTACGCAAGAGGATTCCGATTTTTTCAGATCGAAGACCCCATTTGTATACATTATAAATATGCCAGGATAAAGTGAAACGCGGGAGATTTTCCCGCGTTTTTCTTACTAGAGTTCGGCTAGAAGAAGTCATCATCGTCGTAGCGATTATCGCGCACGGCGTCGATGGCACCAAGCACGATATGCGCCAGGCCGAATCCTGCCAGACCCCAGGCGTATGGATTATCCATCCGATTATCGGTGTGGCGTCGGTTTAACATGTTAACACCGGTCAGCGTAACGGCTGTTCCAAGCGCAATTGGGATAATGCCTTTTCTCATCAGTCCAACACCTCCTTTTAACAGCATGCCCGGACAGCTCATGCGATATGTTTGGCATTGTTTTCTTAAGAATTGTAGTACAATAAAAGAGAAGATTATGGGAAAGGAAGTTGTCGGATGGTTTACTGGCGCTCTATCCTGTTTGTTTTTTTTGGCGCATGCAGTTATGGCATGTTATCGACGTTTGTAAAGCTTGCATATAAGGCGGGCTTCTTACCCGGAGAGGTAAGCGGCAGTCAAATGTTTTTGGCGATGGTGTGCATGTGGGGAGTTGCGCTCTTGTTTTCACGGCAAAGAATTGGCGGAAAACAGTGCATTGCCCTAATGGGAGTCGGTGTGGCGAGCGGACTGACCGGCATTCTCTATTATCAATCACTACAGTATGTACCAGCTTCGATAGCGATTGTTCTTTTGTTTCAGTTTACATGGATTGGTGTAATTATCGCAGCAATTATGGAACGTAAGAAACCAGGCATAGAGAAGATAGTAGCTCTTATATTGTTGATGGTTGGTACATTGCTTTCCGGGGACGTATTTACGGGCGGATTCGGGCAACTTAATCTTATCGGGATTGTGTTTGGATTGTTGTCGGCAGTTACGTATGCACTGTTTGTTATTTTCAGCGGGAGAGCAGCATCTAGCGGGCTTTCCCCCTATACGCGTGCGGCTGTTACCTTAACGGGTGCAATGCTGATTACGTTTATCATCTATCCGCCCTCATTCCTTATAAATGGTGCGCTAACATCAGGTCTGTTACTGTATGCATTGCCGTTGGCACTGTTTGGCGGCATCATCCCCGTTCTCTTTTTTACGTTGGGCGTATCGCATATTGGGGGCGGGCTTGCCACAATTCTAAGCGCTGCCGAGCTGCCGACCGCGGTGTTGCTGTCCAGAATCGTGTTGCATGAGAATGTGAGTATGCTGCAGTGGATCGGTGTTTCAATTATTCTGGGCGGGATTGCTTTTCCTGAGCTTATACGTAAGCGCCGGACAAACCATACACAAACGGATACAGTATCGATGTAACTGGCAATTCTTCTGCATGTTTTGATATGATCAAAAAAATGGAAAGGATGGGATGTATGGATAAGCAAATGACATTGTTTCGACGGTTAACGGAAGCATGCGGTGCTCCAGGATTCGAGGAAGATGTGCGCGGTATTATGCGTGAATACATAAGTGAAACGACCAAAGAAATGGTATATGACAACCTTGGAGGTATCTTTGGTGTCTTGCGTGGGAATGAGAGCGGTCCGAAAATTATGGTAGCCGGTCATATGGATGAGGTTGCATTCATGGTGATGCGGATTACGGATAAAGGCTTCGTTCAATTTCAGCCGTTGGGCGGCTGGTGGAGCCAGGTGCTACTGGCGCAACGGGTACAGATTATGACAGCGGATGGAACAGTCACAGGGGTTATCAGTTCAATTCCACCGCATGTCTTGCCGGACAGCAGGAGGAATAAACCGATGGAGATAAAAGATATGTTCATCGATGTAGGGGCAGACAATAAAGAGGACGCAGAGCGCATGGGAATTCGTCAAGGACAGCCTATCCTCCCGATTTGTCCGCTTACGGTAATGGGCAATCCAAAAAAATTGATGGCGAAAGCGTGGGATAATCGATATGGCTGCGCACTCGCCATTGAAATGATGCAGGAAATGAAAGAAGAGAAGCATCCAAATATGATTTATGGCGGCGCGACAGTGCAGGAAGAAGTAGGTCTACGCGGCGCAGGCGTTGCCGCAAACATGATTGAGCCAGACCTATTCTTTGCATTGGACGCAAGCCCTGCAGGGGACATTCCAGGCGTTCAGGACGGCATGGGTAAGCTTGGGGACGGTCTTCTGATGCGGATTATGGATCGGACGATGGTCACCTTGCCAGGGTTGCGCGACTTCATGATCGATACGGCAGAAGAATTGGGCATCCGCTACCAATTCTTCGTATCCCCGGGCGGTACGGATGCAGGCAGAGTGCATTTGACGGGCAAAGGGGTACCGTCGGCTGTCATTGGCATTCCGGCACGCTATATTCATAGCCATGCGGCTATTATTCATCATGATGATTACGAAGCGGCTAAGCAATTGCTGTTGGCGCTGCTTAAGCGAATAGATACTGATACGCTGGGGCGCATCAAAGAACGACAGTAACAGTAAGGAGGCCTGCTGTGCAGTATTTGTATTTACACAGAGTTACACAGCCCGAGAAACAAGCGGTACAGTATGTATATCAATTCGATGATCATAACCTTTCTCCTAGCAACCTGGTAATCCGCAAGCTGTTTTACTGCATGCTGGATATGTTACAGGAGGAGCTGACAGAGATAGAAATAGAGTACAATGATGCAGAAATAGTGAAGCTGGTGGGCATGGAGCAGGCAGTGGCTTTTCTCACAGCAATGGGTGCGCGTGAAGCCGAACAACTCGAGTACCGGCAAGAAGGAGTGCTGCTGAGCCGGACATTTACGACGGAATTGACACCTGCACGCCTTGAATACTTCTATTCTCTTAGAGATTTGGACATTGTATACCGTCTGCGCTTCCTGAACAATGAAGAAGAACGTATTCAGATATACTTTACGAAAACTCTTAGCTGCTTGCTTCCTGAGGTAAAAGAAGAGGCTTTTTTGGCACATTTGACGGAGCAGCGTGTACCCCATAAAGTTTTGGAAGAAAACAGTTAAATTTTTGTCGATTTTTGCTTAAAAACGACCATTTTTCCTAAAATTTCTATTGTTTCTTGCCGAATTTTATATTATTCTTTTTATGACAACTTATTCAATTGGTTGAGAGTTGTTGTTTTCGCTCCGCTTTGGCGGGGCCTTTTTTTTCGACAAAAATTTTTATCGGTTCGGCAGTTTATCCTCTTCCAAAAGTGGGTATCACTCTATAATCAGCAGGGATGTTTGCTGGAGCACTCGTAATTGTGACTGGTGTTATTACAGTTTCTTTATGATATAGAGAAAAAACGAGGCAAATGGCGCCTCGTTTTTTTATACGTATTGCTCCCGTAGAATGTAGAGAGTTAGTTAATCAGCCGATCAGCTTCTTTCCAGAACGGTTCACGCAGAACGACCTTTTGGATTTTGCCTGAAGCAGTCTTTGGAAGCTCTGTGACGAATTGTACTGATTTAGGGCATTTGAAATGAGCCATGCGTTCCCTGCAGAAAGAAATAATCTCTTCCTCGGTCACGTGTGCATCCTCGCGTAGAACGCAAACCGCATGCGGCACTTCACCCCACTTTTCATGTGGGACGGCAATGATGGCTGCTTCCAGTACAGCTGGATGTTCGTATAGTGTGCCTTCGACTTCGATCGAGGAAATGTTTTCGCCTCCGCTGATAATAATGTCTTTCTTACGGTCGACGATATCGATATAGCCGTTCTCATCAATCGTAGCCATATCCCCGGTATGATACCATCCGTTAACGATGGAACGGGCGGTTTCTTCCGGCTGTAGCCAGTAGCCGTCCATAACCGAATTAGAACGGCAGATAACTTCGCCTACTTCCTGACCATTCCATTCAACGTCCTCTCCGTCTTCATTAACGACGCGAGCCTCTACATTAATCATACTAATGCCGGCTTTCGCTTTCAGCCTATGGATACGATTTTCGTCACCTTCATCACGGATTGCTTTCTTGATATGACCAACGGTGATGAATGGAGCAACTTCTGTCATGCCGTATACTTGCAGAAAAGTCCAGCCAAGCTCTTGTTCAACTGCTTTGACGAAAGATGGCGGCGGAGCGGAACCAGCGATGACCACACGGACATCTTGCCGGATGTTAGTTGTTTTGGCGGCCGGCTCATTCAGAATCATATTCAGTACAGTCGGTGCCATGCAAGCAACCGTTACGCCTTCTGTTTTGACTAAGTGTACAATATGTGCCGCATCGATTTTACGCAGCATAACGTGGGTAGCACCCATACCTGTAAAAGAGAACGGCGTACCCCATCCATTCACATGAAACATCGGCAGCGTATGCAGCAGAATATCCTCGTCTTCGGCGCGTGTATGGATAATCGTATTGATTGCGTTCATATACAGGCTGCGATGTGTTTGAACTACACCTTTTGGCCGGCCGGTTGTACCGCTCGTATATAAGATGGTCGCCATATCTCTCTCATCTACATCTTCATATATTGCGGTATGCGAAGCGCTTTCAATCATAGCATCATAAATAAGCCAGCCGTTTTGGTTATCGAAGCCTTTCACCTGTAGGGAGACATAATGCTCCACACTTTTAAGATTGGTGTTTACCGGTTCGATGAGGGGGGCGAGTTCTGCATCCACTAGAAACATCTTAGCGCCAGAATGATTAATGATGTACTCATAATCCACGGGCATTAGCCTAGTATTTAGCGGTACAATGACTGCACCTAGCAGAAAAGCAGCATAGAAGGCTTCGTACATTTCCAGACGATTCGGAGATAACACGGCGATGCGATCGCCTTTTGCAATTCCGTTTGATCGAAATGCATTCGCAAGGCGGTTTACGCGTGTTTCGATTTCTGCGTACGTAAAGCGGCGTTCGCCGTCCACTACCGCTGTTTTTTGTGGATAATGATAAACCGCCCGTTTTAAAAAATCCTGAAGTAACAAAGGTACATACATCGTTTCTCTCCTCCCAAAAGTAAACAGATATGTACATGTTTGTACAGATTCAAAATAACATAAAAATTCAGAAAAGTGAGATATTAATTTTGTCTTTTTAAAGAAAAAAGAAACCCGGACAACATGTGGCATGCTGTTCGGGTTTGCTATAGAAGGTTAGACAACCGTAAATCCGATAATTCCTTGAATAGGCTCGCCGATGTTACGCCCGTCTCCGAAGTAAAGATGTACAGGTCCATTCTCGCGAATTGGTTTGCCATCAATGGCGAAGCAGAGCACCGCTTCATAGGCTTCTTGAAGCGGGAGAGAGAACTCATCTTCGTTCTCCAGGCGACAAACCAGTGTAGACGCGTTTTCTTCAGGCTCCGCGTTTTTTAGAAAAGGTCCCAGATACATTCCATAATCACCGACGATTTTCTTCTTCTCTACGAACAATTTCTCGCTTTGTTTGGTCGGGGCGACACCATGCGTTAGCTCCCGGTCCCACTGTTGTCCTATCTTCATGAGCGATTCGTCTTGTTCCTTTTCCTTTTCTTCGCCGATGCTTGCGAAGAAGTCCTCGAGCTTGAATTTGCGATCATCAAAAATCCATACGCTTGGATCAAGCGTAATACTGAACTTTACATTTCCGTTGACTGTAATTACATCTGCCATACTCTCTCTCCTTTATTATAGGAAGTAAAATGCTGCGCCAAGAATAATATAAACGATGATAAGCAGTACGCCTTCATACCAGTTGGTACTGCCGTCGCGTGAGATGGAAGACGCAATAAACGCTCCTACTCCGATGGCGGCTAGCTCATATGATGTAAATACGAGATCCATCGGCTTGCCGAATAACAGGCTGACGAATACAAGGGTCGGTGCAACGAACAAGGCAATCTGCAGGCTGCTGCCAACCGCAATTTCTACAGAGGCGCCGATTTTGTTCTTCATGGCAAGGAAGACAGCTGCACTATGTTCGGCAGCATTACCGACAATGGCAATAACAAAGGCTCCCACGAAGATTTCCGACCAGCCGAGGCTGTCTGCCACTTCTTTGATGCTATGCACCAGCCATTCGCTCGTAATCGCAACAAATACAGTAGCTACGATAAGTATAAGAATTGAGGTGCCTTTGCCCCACATATGACCTTCTGCTTCTTCTTCTGCCCTCGCTTGATCGGCTAGTTCTTCTTTATGGGTAACCATAGAAAAGAATAGCCAAAGTATGTAAGCGACGATGAGAAGACCGGAGATAATTAGGCTAAGCGTTTCGGTCCGCTCTGCATGGAGCTGTTTTAAAAACACGGCCGGAATAAACAGCGCAATCACCGCAAGCAGCATAAGGGAAGCATTATGTCCGGCAAGCAGTGGATTGAAGCGCTGTTCCTTAAACTTCAGTCCCCCGGCAATGACGCTTAGACCCAGCACCAGTAACAGGTTTCCGATGATGGAACCGGTAATGCTCGCCTTTACCATATCGAACAGGCCCTCTTTAATTAAAAAGATGGCAATAATCAACTCGGCCGCATTTCCGAATGTTGCATTCAGAAATCCTCCCACGCGTTCGCCCGCATAGTGGGCAACGTTTTCTGTCGCTTTGCCGAGCAGGCCAGCCAGCATGATAATAGCTGCTGATGTGGTGACGAACTGTAGGCCGGCGGAGTGGGTAAAATAATGGGCCCAGCCGCTGAGTGCGGTCAATACGATAACAAGCGTGAAAAACAGCTTCTGATTCAAACAATTTCCTCGCTTTCCTTCATGAATGTACTTGATTTTTGATGAAGTGATGCCTAACCTAAACTTTAGTGTAAAACATGGATACTGCAAAAAGCAAAAATTTTTCAGTTTATGATAGGGGAAAAATACATGAAAAAAGTAGCCGTTATCGGAGCAGGTTACGCCGGACTGGCTGTAAGCATTGGACTGGCCCGTTGTAACGCCATGGTTCGGTGTATTGATATTGATGAGAAGAAAATTGAACGGCTTTCGCAAGGAAATGTGCCGATTCATGAGCCGGAGATGGAAGGGATGCTGCGTCGGCAGTTGGCAGACCAGCGTCTAACATTCTCTACGGATATGATTGCAGGCATCATGGAAGCTGATATTATTTTTATTGCTGTCGGAACACCAGGGCAGGAGAAAGGTGCACCGGATGTTACCGCGATTTTCTCGGTCACTGATACTATTGCCCAACATATACGAAAAGATGTTGTCGTCGCCATAAAAAGTACCGTCCCTCCTGGAACGTGCGAAGCGGTTCAGACGCGCCTTCATGATTGGATAAGGGGGACATATGCATGCGATGTAGTTGCAAATCCGGAGTTTTTGAGAGAGGGGCGGGCGCTGCGCGATTTTCTGGAACCAGACCGAATCGTATTGGGAGGGACTGATGAACGGGCGATAACAGTCATGCAGGAGCTGTATGCCCCCTTTGTGGCTGCGGGAGTACCATTCTATATGACAGACTGGCGTACAGCGGAAATGATTAAATATAGCGCCAATAGCTTTTTGGCAATGAAGGTCGCCTTCATTAATGAAATTGCAAGGCTTTGTGATGCTGTAGGAGCCGATGTCACAGTAGTAGCCGAGGCATTGGGGGCGGATCCGAGAATCGGTAATCAGCATCTCAGCCCCGGTCCCGGTTATGGTGGCTCTTGTCTGCCGAAAGATACGGAAGCGTTAGCCTTGTCAGCTCGGCAGGCGGGTGCACCACTCGCCATTGTCGAAGCGGTTATCGAAAGCAATCGGTTACAGCAGAAGTATGTTGTCGAGAAAATTAAGCGGGAATGGTCTAATCTGCAGGGGCTTTGCATTGCTGTGTATGGACTGGCTTTTAAAGCAAATACAGACGATATGCGCGAATCTCCGGCAATCCCAGTTATCGATTGGTTGCTCGCTGAAGGAGTGCACGTTCGTGTTTATGATCCACAGGCGATGAACCAAGCCTATGAAATATGGGGAGAGCGAATTCAGTACGGTATGGATGCATACGATGCAGCGGCGGGAGCGCATGCTCTTGTCATATTAACCGATTGGCAGGAATTTACGGAATTACACGTTGACAGGCTGGAGCGTATCATGGCGGAGAAGGTGATTTTTGACTTTCGCAATGCATGTGAGGCTGGTATATGGAGACGGCACGGCTTTCGTTATATCGGGATAGGAGTATAAGAAATTGTAAGAGTAAGAAAACACCTATAACTTTTTATTGACAATAGTTATCATTCGCACTATTATCTTGTTATCGCAAGTGATAATCATTATTGTTGAGAAAAAGTATACTATGAAAAGAGAAGGGGAAATCATCGTGAAGGCGTGGAAAGTTCTGAGTATTACAGCGGTTGCATCTATGGTTGTTTTGGCTGGTTGCGGGGCGAATCAAGAGGCGGCCAAACCGCAAACCGAGCAGACAGAAGAGGTGAAGACAGAAGCGGGCAAGCAACAGGAAGCTAATACATATGTGGCGGCTTATACATCAGCCGCAAAAGAATTGGTTGCTCTCGTTAAAAAGAAAGAAGGGGACAAAACACCTGTAGAATGGGATAAAGCACAGCAACTGTATGACGGTAAACTAAAAGCGCGTGTCCAATTGTTGGATGGAGAGTATAAAGATAAGGTTAATGAACAATTGACTGCTGCCCTTGCAGCCGGCAAAGAAGGTCAAATGCCGGCAGCTGTAGTAGGCCAGATTGTGGACAAATTGCTGCAGAAAACCGCATTTTTAACTACACGCCATGAATTCAAGCAAGCAAATGATGGTTTTGCCAAGAAAGAAGAGGCTAAGCAGGCTATAAATTTGGCGAAAGAAGTGTATGAAGCCATCCTTAAGGGTACGATGGAAAAACGTGATACGGCTTACGAAACAAAGCTTGTCAGCACAATCGATGCAGGCTTTAGCGAAATGATTGCCGCAGTTGACAAAGGGGATAACCTTGCGTACAACCTGGGCAAACAGATGGTGGATAAATCATTAATGAAAGGCTTCTACCTTGCTTCAGGAGGAGAGAAGGGCTACGCCTATAAGATTGAAAAAGGTGTGAAGGAAGAAGAAAAGCCGGAAAAGCTGAAAGTAATGCAGGCGGAAGGCTGGGCATTTTTCCAGTCGGTGCAAGGGTATGTAGTCAAGCATAGCCAGGCGGATGCAGATTATATCAATCAACAGTTCGATCTGTCTAATGACCCGAAAAACATTAAAGGTGATGGAATTCATACAGCATTCGTGCGCAGTCTAACCGCTACAGCTAAGCATGAGTACGATGAATCTTTCGCCAATTGGGGTCAGGACAAGGCGGTAATTACCTCCTTGGAAGGGGCGCTTTTCCTTGATATGATAAAGACGGATCTGCCGAAAGTGTTGGGGGATGAAGCGAAGGCGAATGCATTGCTTGAGCAGGCGCAGCAGCATTTAGAAGCTGCAAAGGCGAAAGATAAGCAAAAAGCGGAAGCGATCTACAAAGAAATGCAGCCGTCGCTTGACAAGCTAGCAGCTTACGGAAGATAACCGATATTATTTAGTGTAGGGGGCATGGATATGAAGCAGGTTAAACGGTTCATTTCCGCCCTCTTTGTTTGCGTGCTGGCGATTACGCTTTTGCCTTTATCGGCAGGAGCCTATTCGTATGGCAATCCAAACGAAGAGGCTGTAGCGGAAAATTACAAACAGGTAGTAGCAAAGCTGAATCAGAACCCACCGGATTTCAAAGGAGCGGAACAGGCATTCCAGCCAATTAAAGAAGAGCTGGATATGCATATGGGGCCAGAGCCAGCTAAGGCGATTCAGGATCGGCTTGCAAGTGAAGATAAAGAAGCGGCACTCGAAGCTTATCATAAGACGTTAATTCTCAACATTGCGCGTCGAATGGAGAGCGTAGAAAAGGACTTTAAAAATTACGAGCAAAATAAAATTCTGCTTGCGAAGGCAAGAGCTACATATGATGCCCTGTCTCCCATTGTCAAAGAAAAGAATCCTCAAGAGGACGGAAAAGTGCGGACCGCTTATGATGAAGCGCTGGCAGCACTCGGAAATCCGGGCTTGTTCGGCGTAGGGGTGAAAGAGCCAGATCAGGCGAAGTACACAGCCAAGAAGAATGAAATTTTTGATGTGCTGAAACAGGAGTTCGACATGGATAGCCTGGACGTTGGACACTTTAAGCCTGGCGAAGGACCAGGTAATTCAACGAAAAAGCAATCCACCGGTCTTAGTGACCCAAAAAACTGGATTCCGCTGGTGGCTATTGTCGTCGTGCTGGGCTTCATTGTATTTCGGACGATGCGCAAACGCCGCGCGTAAGCAATGAAACGTGCGGCTATTATTGCGCTGCTGGCTCTATGCCTTCGGCTGCCATTCCTTGCATCGGGGCCAGGCGGATGGGATGATATAGATTTTGCTTTAGGAATGAAACAGTATGATTTGACCACTATGCAGCCCCACTTTCCTGGATATCCGGTATATATGGTGGCCGCCTTTGTTGCCGGCCGAATTATTGAGGATCCATATTTGGCATTGTCCTCCTTATCCGCCCTGGCATCGGCGCTTGCGGTTTTTCCGTTGTATAGTATTGTGCATTCGTACAGTGGCCCACGTGCGGCGATAGCGGTTGCTTTGTTATGGGCAATCGCTCCGCTTTCCGTCGTATTGGGTACGCAACCACTTTCTGATAGCTTTGGCACGCTTTTGGCCGTGCTGCTGGTTGCGAGCAGCATGCGTACACTGGATCAAAGTCGTAAAGAGCGGAGCCGGGCACTATACCTTATCATGAGCGGTATTTGCCTTGGCCTGTTGTATGGCGTCCGCGTATCATATTTGGCGTTCTGCGCGGTTCCGCTTTGGGCGGGCCTTATGTATGGAAAAGATACGAGGCGCTGGAGTGATGTAGTATATGCCATTCTATGTGTGTTCCTCGTTTCAT
Protein-coding sequences here:
- a CDS encoding sensor histidine kinase, producing the protein MQPPVSYEVLRRYARMITDRHFVELVTHTELASNIQIEKLNNRRWRFKFSVRTFYLLYLIFYRKKVGRARKRSLHDAYRIGYKIGTNNIDFQTTLLMANLYRRSFMNGIRQLFREREYGDYERAESIVDEFVDQFLLGYLAKKDNTIERLHEQRMAIMGQMAASMAHEVRNPLSAIDGFLTLIRQDEQMDRQKREEYMRIILHETKEINRIITQFLQFSRKGQVEDSPLTAVSLVSLLTEVHEFVRAKTIQENIKFYLCLPREDFMIRIHRESIKQVLVNVIHNAFEAVHNQENRRVDIYAYRKNTGQARIEIVDNGPGMSLEALDRAFEPFYSTKDTGTGIGLALSKELVKKSGGDIRILTGQYGTTIVITLPVTQRKTIETTKRSH
- a CDS encoding carbon-nitrogen family hydrolase encodes the protein MIQMDIVFGSPEQNRERVREKFEKIKELTPKPDIVLLPELWDTGYDLKRLDEIADPNGAYTREMLAELANQYGVYIIGGSVAEQKAEGTYNTSFVFAPDGQLIHEYRKAHLFRLMEEEKYLQAGQELPSFQVGEMPAFLQICYDIRFPEGIRTGALTGAEVLFVVAEWPNPRLAHWRQLLIARAIENQMYVVACNRVGSDLNNTFFGHSLIIDPWGEVIAEGGEGEEIVTGTITRELVADVRKRIPIFSDRRPHLYTL
- a CDS encoding EamA family transporter; protein product: MVYWRSILFVFFGACSYGMLSTFVKLAYKAGFLPGEVSGSQMFLAMVCMWGVALLFSRQRIGGKQCIALMGVGVASGLTGILYYQSLQYVPASIAIVLLFQFTWIGVIIAAIMERKKPGIEKIVALILLMVGTLLSGDVFTGGFGQLNLIGIVFGLLSAVTYALFVIFSGRAASSGLSPYTRAAVTLTGAMLITFIIYPPSFLINGALTSGLLLYALPLALFGGIIPVLFFTLGVSHIGGGLATILSAAELPTAVLLSRIVLHENVSMLQWIGVSIILGGIAFPELIRKRRTNHTQTDTVSM
- a CDS encoding M42 family metallopeptidase yields the protein MDKQMTLFRRLTEACGAPGFEEDVRGIMREYISETTKEMVYDNLGGIFGVLRGNESGPKIMVAGHMDEVAFMVMRITDKGFVQFQPLGGWWSQVLLAQRVQIMTADGTVTGVISSIPPHVLPDSRRNKPMEIKDMFIDVGADNKEDAERMGIRQGQPILPICPLTVMGNPKKLMAKAWDNRYGCALAIEMMQEMKEEKHPNMIYGGATVQEEVGLRGAGVAANMIEPDLFFALDASPAGDIPGVQDGMGKLGDGLLMRIMDRTMVTLPGLRDFMIDTAEELGIRYQFFVSPGGTDAGRVHLTGKGVPSAVIGIPARYIHSHAAIIHHDDYEAAKQLLLALLKRIDTDTLGRIKERQ
- a CDS encoding long-chain-fatty-acid--CoA ligase — its product is MYVPLLLQDFLKRAVYHYPQKTAVVDGERRFTYAEIETRVNRLANAFRSNGIAKGDRIAVLSPNRLEMYEAFYAAFLLGAVIVPLNTRLMPVDYEYIINHSGAKMFLVDAELAPLIEPVNTNLKSVEHYVSLQVKGFDNQNGWLIYDAMIESASHTAIYEDVDERDMATILYTSGTTGRPKGVVQTHRSLYMNAINTIIHTRAEDEDILLHTLPMFHVNGWGTPFSFTGMGATHVMLRKIDAAHIVHLVKTEGVTVACMAPTVLNMILNEPAAKTTNIRQDVRVVIAGSAPPPSFVKAVEQELGWTFLQVYGMTEVAPFITVGHIKKAIRDEGDENRIHRLKAKAGISMINVEARVVNEDGEDVEWNGQEVGEVICRSNSVMDGYWLQPEETARSIVNGWYHTGDMATIDENGYIDIVDRKKDIIISGGENISSIEVEGTLYEHPAVLEAAIIAVPHEKWGEVPHAVCVLREDAHVTEEEIISFCRERMAHFKCPKSVQFVTELPKTASGKIQKVVLREPFWKEADRLIN
- the cax gene encoding calcium/proton exchanger — protein: MNQKLFFTLVIVLTALSGWAHYFTHSAGLQFVTTSAAIIMLAGLLGKATENVAHYAGERVGGFLNATFGNAAELIIAIFLIKEGLFDMVKASITGSIIGNLLLVLGLSVIAGGLKFKEQRFNPLLAGHNASLMLLAVIALFIPAVFLKQLHAERTETLSLIISGLLIVAYILWLFFSMVTHKEELADQARAEEEAEGHMWGKGTSILILIVATVFVAITSEWLVHSIKEVADSLGWSEIFVGAFVIAIVGNAAEHSAAVFLAMKNKIGASVEIAVGSSLQIALFVAPTLVFVSLLFGKPMDLVFTSYELAAIGVGAFIASSISRDGSTNWYEGVLLIIVYIILGAAFYFL